The proteins below come from a single Tsuneonella deserti genomic window:
- a CDS encoding ribonuclease J produces the protein MKKDFTPEDELLFLALGGSGEIGMNVNLYGCQGQWLMVDLGMTFSGNEYPGVDLVFADLEFIEERTDSLVGIVLTHAHEDHIGAVPYFAAELGVPLYATPFTADLVRRKLAEAGLVDEVELNVIEHNDSFALGPFDIAYVPLAHSIAEGHALLIDTPHGRVFHTGDWKLDEEPIIGEPTTEEELCEIGDEGVLALVCDSTNVFNPAESGSEGAVYRALHEEVARWDGRRVLVTTFASNVARLHTLGAVAQATGRRLCVAGRSLDRMIEVSQDNGYLTEFPELVDFDTAMNLPRGEVLIVATGGQGEPRAALARIAEKQHPIDLTEGDVVLFSSRQIPGNEISVGRIQNLLAERGIVVVTDRQSAIHVSGHPGRPELEALYTWLRPRILVPVHGEMRHMTEQARLGLARGIPKAVVQKNGDLVRLAPGKPGKIAEVRAGRLILDGDIIAPADGEAMAMRRRIAREGLVVVAVGPQRQVQVEGVGLPLDEDYGAFVSEAQSDIADAIARLKGAAARNREDVIEAARLAARRAATRWSGKRPQVRVLLPGSERG, from the coding sequence GTGAAAAAGGACTTCACACCCGAAGACGAACTGCTGTTTCTCGCCCTCGGCGGGTCGGGCGAGATTGGCATGAACGTCAATCTCTACGGCTGTCAGGGCCAGTGGCTGATGGTCGATCTGGGGATGACCTTCAGCGGGAACGAGTACCCCGGGGTCGACCTGGTGTTCGCCGACCTCGAGTTCATCGAGGAGCGGACGGACTCGCTGGTGGGTATCGTACTCACCCACGCGCATGAGGATCATATCGGCGCGGTGCCGTATTTCGCCGCCGAACTTGGCGTGCCGCTTTATGCGACACCGTTCACCGCCGACCTGGTCCGGAGAAAACTTGCCGAGGCCGGTCTCGTGGACGAGGTCGAACTCAATGTCATCGAGCACAATGACAGCTTCGCGCTGGGCCCGTTCGACATAGCCTATGTTCCGCTGGCGCACTCGATCGCGGAGGGCCACGCGCTGTTGATCGACACGCCGCATGGGCGCGTCTTTCACACCGGCGACTGGAAGCTTGACGAAGAGCCGATCATCGGGGAGCCGACCACCGAGGAAGAGCTGTGCGAGATCGGCGACGAAGGGGTCCTGGCGCTCGTCTGCGATTCGACCAACGTCTTCAACCCCGCCGAAAGCGGTTCCGAGGGAGCGGTCTATCGGGCCCTGCATGAAGAAGTCGCCAGGTGGGATGGCCGGCGCGTGCTGGTAACCACCTTCGCCAGCAATGTTGCACGGCTCCACACGCTCGGAGCGGTGGCCCAGGCGACCGGCCGCCGGCTGTGCGTAGCGGGGCGCTCGCTCGACCGGATGATCGAGGTCTCGCAGGACAATGGGTATCTGACCGAATTCCCCGAACTGGTGGATTTCGACACAGCGATGAACCTGCCTCGCGGTGAGGTGCTGATCGTCGCCACCGGGGGGCAGGGGGAGCCGCGGGCCGCGCTCGCTCGCATTGCCGAGAAGCAGCATCCCATCGATCTGACCGAAGGGGATGTCGTGCTTTTCTCCAGCAGGCAGATCCCCGGAAACGAGATTTCGGTCGGGCGCATTCAGAACCTGCTCGCAGAGCGAGGGATTGTCGTCGTCACCGACCGGCAAAGCGCCATCCACGTTTCAGGCCACCCGGGCCGCCCCGAGTTGGAAGCCCTCTACACATGGCTACGGCCCCGGATCCTCGTCCCCGTCCACGGGGAGATGCGCCACATGACCGAGCAAGCGCGTCTCGGCCTTGCGCGAGGCATCCCGAAGGCGGTGGTGCAGAAGAACGGGGATCTGGTCCGTCTTGCTCCAGGCAAGCCGGGCAAGATCGCGGAAGTCCGCGCGGGCCGACTTATCCTGGATGGCGACATCATAGCCCCTGCCGATGGCGAGGCGATGGCCATGCGCCGCCGTATCGCACGAGAAGGGCTGGTCGTCGTTGCCGTCGGTCCCCAACGGCAAGTCCAGGTCGAAGGAGTGGGACTGCCGCTCGACGAAGATTACGGCGCCTTCGTCTCCGAGGCGCAATCGGATATCGCGGATGCGATCGCTCGCCTCAAAGGTGCCGCCGCCCGCAATCGGGAAGATGTGATCGAAGCTGCCCGCTTGGCTGCGCGCAGGGCGGCAACGCGCTGGTCTGGAAAACGGCCGCAGGTGCGCGTTCTGCTCCCGGGGAGTGAACGCGGATGA
- a CDS encoding NADH-quinone oxidoreductase subunit M, protein MGGFPILSVMLLVPLVGSLACFFLEAKAARVVALVATLIDLALGIVLWANFDIGGAQWQFTERAPLFAGFEYALGIDGIALLLIVLSVFLMPICILASWESIEKRVGEYMAAFLFMELLMIGVFASQDLLLFYIFFEAGLIPMYLIIGIWGGTNRIYASYKFFLYTLLGSVVMLIAMLWMMNEAGTSDIPTLMQYDFAPGVQTWLWLAFFASFAVKMPMWPVHTWLPDAHVQAPTAGSVILAGVLLKMGGYGFIRFSLPMFPEASAQFAWLVFALSMIAVVVTSLIALVQSDMKKLIAYSSVAHMAIVTIGLFAFNVQGLEGAMIVMLSHGLVSGALFLCVGVIYDRLHTREIGRYGGLSINMPKYALFFLLFTMASIGLPGTSGFVGEFLSLAGTYQVSTWVTLVCTTGIILGAAYMLYLYRRVAFGAQVNPDAAAMRDLNLREWAMLAPIAAAVLWMGVYPESFLAPMRKDIAALDARLSRAAPAGDSALAPPAQGKGRTHAANVMTHGEAGAGEAH, encoded by the coding sequence ATGGGGGGCTTCCCGATTCTTTCCGTGATGCTTCTCGTGCCGCTGGTCGGGTCGCTGGCGTGCTTCTTCCTCGAGGCCAAGGCGGCGCGCGTGGTCGCTCTCGTCGCCACGCTGATCGACCTGGCGCTCGGCATTGTCCTGTGGGCCAACTTCGATATCGGCGGTGCGCAGTGGCAGTTTACCGAGCGGGCGCCGCTGTTCGCGGGCTTCGAATATGCGTTGGGGATCGACGGGATCGCTCTCCTGCTGATCGTGCTGAGCGTGTTCCTGATGCCGATCTGCATCCTGGCCAGCTGGGAATCGATCGAGAAACGCGTCGGCGAGTACATGGCCGCGTTCCTGTTCATGGAACTCCTGATGATCGGCGTGTTCGCCTCGCAGGATCTGCTGCTGTTCTACATCTTCTTCGAGGCCGGCCTCATTCCGATGTACCTGATCATCGGTATCTGGGGCGGGACGAACCGGATTTACGCCAGCTACAAGTTCTTCCTCTACACCCTGCTCGGCTCGGTCGTGATGCTGATCGCGATGCTGTGGATGATGAACGAGGCGGGCACCTCGGACATCCCGACGCTGATGCAGTACGATTTCGCGCCCGGGGTGCAGACATGGCTGTGGCTCGCCTTCTTCGCCAGCTTCGCGGTGAAGATGCCCATGTGGCCGGTGCATACCTGGCTTCCCGACGCACACGTGCAGGCGCCCACCGCGGGCTCCGTTATCCTCGCGGGCGTACTGCTCAAGATGGGCGGCTACGGCTTCATCCGCTTCAGCCTTCCGATGTTTCCTGAAGCGAGCGCGCAGTTCGCCTGGCTGGTCTTCGCCCTGAGCATGATCGCGGTCGTGGTCACCAGCCTGATCGCGCTCGTCCAGAGCGACATGAAGAAGCTGATCGCCTATTCGTCGGTCGCGCACATGGCGATCGTCACCATCGGCCTGTTCGCATTCAACGTGCAGGGTCTCGAAGGCGCGATGATCGTGATGCTGAGCCACGGCTTGGTTTCCGGCGCGCTGTTCCTGTGCGTCGGAGTCATCTACGACCGGCTGCACACGCGTGAGATCGGCCGTTACGGCGGGCTCAGCATCAACATGCCGAAGTACGCGCTGTTCTTCCTGCTGTTCACGATGGCCAGCATTGGCCTGCCGGGTACGAGCGGCTTCGTCGGCGAATTCCTGAGCCTGGCGGGCACTTACCAGGTCAGCACCTGGGTTACCCTCGTCTGCACTACCGGCATCATTCTGGGCGCTGCATACATGCTCTATCTCTACCGCCGCGTCGCCTTTGGCGCACAGGTCAATCCGGATGCGGCCGCCATGCGCGATCTGAACCTTCGCGAATGGGCCATGCTCGCGCCTATCGCTGCGGCAGTGCTGTGGATGGGCGTCTATCCCGAAAGCTTCCTGGCTCCCATGCGAAAGGACATCGCTGCCCTCGATGCGCGACTTTCGCGCGCGGCACCGGCCGGTGACAGCGCCTTGGCGCCCCCCGCTCAAGGTAAGGGGCGTACACACGCCGCCAACGTCATGACCCATGGCGAAGCGGGTGCAGGGGAGGCTCACTGA
- a CDS encoding biotin--[acetyl-CoA-carboxylase] ligase — MISTVPETGSTNGDLAAAIARGDFVSEGDWLVADRQTAGRGRQGRQWFDGSGNFMGSTVVRPAPHDPPAPTLALMTGLAVYETIAPLLADPGALSLKWPNDLLIGRAKLAGILLERAGDAVIVGIGVNLAAAPQVDGRDTIALAALGPVPDRDDFAASLAASFDLELARWRSVGIEPLLRRWQAVAHAPGTTLRVHEPGGGEIGGTFAGLAGDGSLLLRLEDGTTRPIHAGDVSIG, encoded by the coding sequence TTGATCAGCACGGTTCCGGAAACAGGTTCGACCAACGGGGACCTCGCAGCCGCCATCGCGCGCGGGGATTTCGTCAGCGAAGGCGATTGGCTCGTGGCCGATCGCCAGACTGCCGGCCGTGGTCGTCAAGGGCGTCAATGGTTCGACGGCAGCGGCAATTTCATGGGCTCGACCGTCGTGCGGCCCGCGCCTCACGATCCGCCAGCTCCCACTTTGGCATTGATGACCGGCTTGGCGGTTTACGAGACCATCGCGCCCCTGCTCGCCGACCCGGGCGCATTGTCGCTTAAATGGCCCAACGATCTGTTGATCGGGCGGGCGAAACTGGCTGGCATTCTGCTGGAGCGGGCAGGCGACGCTGTGATCGTCGGCATCGGGGTCAACCTCGCTGCGGCTCCGCAGGTCGACGGGCGGGACACGATCGCACTGGCAGCGCTCGGTCCGGTGCCCGACCGGGACGATTTCGCCGCCAGCCTGGCCGCATCGTTCGATCTGGAACTCGCCCGCTGGCGTTCGGTCGGGATCGAGCCGCTGCTGCGCCGTTGGCAGGCTGTCGCGCACGCTCCAGGCACTACCCTTCGCGTTCACGAGCCGGGCGGCGGCGAGATCGGCGGCACCTTTGCCGGCCTGGCTGGTGACGGCTCGCTCCTGCTGCGCTTGGAAGACGGGACGACCCGGCCTATCCACGCCGGCGACGTATCGATCGGTTAA
- a CDS encoding ATPase gives MSGGSHIWAVGPGSGAQAPGETSDKAQEPLNLDENWEQEAAPLEENWAEEPLRPHRGGIIAPILAGTAGAAWTGFYGWAHLEEVRAGISPIGGARLLVDWSIPTLLVMVLWLLAMRTSRREANRFSDAASSLQSASGSLEVRLSAVNRELSLAREFLAAQTRELDSLGRVATQRVSEHADRLQELIRDNGAQVDAISSVSRTALDNMNKLRDDLPVVANAARDVSNQIGNAGNTAHAHLAELIAGFNRLNEFGQASERQVGVLRGKVDAAIAGFEAQALQLDEIAGTRFAALREKSDEFRGELDGREIDALAAMRHRADRLREEVASTAAALEAQEEELLKSLQARLSSLREGAATVGAGLAGHEREALAAWSKRLEAMKADLETAIRHVEKVDAAAKAGAVERLQTIRQEAELVDAKLTESHTIFVTEVEKRRAEAGALAHEQAQQIGQQLTALDMAMEERRAAQLARSAALAEQSEAIGERLDSLGAEMRRAGELGRTAEAALAAAIDALALRLSASREALGNTDQAVAELTDASVRLLELIRASAEHTRTDLPAALGNAEERLNELGGQGEKLTLMLSTASDRSRELSEYVLTASTDSSAAMEGLKSLHAEVAAAHAENAELIAGLRAQLDDLAQSSRDVATDAQGPLRDAITQLETSARAAVRAVHENSTGQIEALAQRIGTDAAAVIDRVVQEHVTSAIAELDDTAARAAGAGREVAVQLRDQLARVNELAGNLENRVAHARQRAEEQVDTDFSRRVALITESLNSNAIDIAKALSSDVTDTAWESYLRGDRGIFTRRAVRLIDNTEAREIAELFETDSEFREHVSRYIHDFEAMLRTMLSTRDGHAIGVTLLSSDMGKLYVALAQAIERLRD, from the coding sequence ATGAGTGGGGGTTCACACATTTGGGCTGTAGGCCCGGGAAGCGGCGCTCAAGCGCCAGGCGAAACTTCGGATAAGGCTCAGGAGCCGCTGAATCTCGACGAGAACTGGGAGCAAGAGGCCGCGCCGCTGGAAGAGAACTGGGCAGAAGAGCCCCTCCGCCCACACCGGGGCGGGATCATCGCCCCGATCCTTGCCGGTACCGCAGGCGCTGCATGGACCGGCTTCTATGGCTGGGCTCACTTGGAGGAAGTGCGCGCCGGGATTTCACCTATCGGCGGGGCGCGCTTGCTCGTCGACTGGTCGATTCCCACCCTGCTCGTGATGGTGCTGTGGCTGCTCGCCATGCGAACCAGCCGACGCGAGGCGAACCGCTTCAGCGATGCGGCGAGCTCGCTGCAGAGCGCCAGCGGCTCGCTCGAGGTGCGTCTGTCGGCCGTCAACCGCGAGCTGAGCCTTGCCCGCGAGTTTCTCGCCGCCCAGACCCGTGAGCTCGATTCCCTCGGGCGGGTAGCGACCCAGCGCGTTTCGGAACACGCGGATCGGCTCCAGGAGCTGATTCGAGACAACGGCGCTCAGGTGGACGCGATATCGAGCGTCAGCCGCACGGCACTCGACAACATGAACAAGCTGCGCGACGATCTCCCGGTGGTCGCGAATGCGGCGCGCGACGTTTCGAACCAGATCGGCAATGCCGGAAACACCGCGCACGCACACCTTGCCGAACTGATCGCCGGCTTCAATCGCCTCAACGAATTCGGCCAGGCCAGCGAGCGTCAGGTCGGCGTTCTGCGCGGCAAGGTGGATGCCGCCATCGCGGGCTTCGAAGCGCAGGCGCTTCAGCTCGATGAGATCGCGGGAACCCGCTTCGCTGCCTTGCGTGAAAAGAGCGACGAGTTCCGGGGCGAACTGGACGGCCGCGAGATCGATGCGCTGGCGGCGATGCGCCATCGCGCCGACCGCTTGCGCGAGGAAGTCGCCAGTACCGCCGCCGCTCTTGAGGCGCAGGAGGAAGAGCTGCTGAAATCGCTTCAGGCGCGTCTGAGTTCGCTGCGGGAAGGTGCCGCCACTGTTGGCGCGGGCCTTGCAGGGCACGAGCGCGAAGCGCTCGCGGCGTGGAGCAAGCGACTAGAGGCGATGAAGGCAGACCTCGAAACCGCCATTCGCCACGTCGAGAAAGTCGATGCGGCGGCGAAGGCGGGAGCGGTCGAGCGGTTGCAGACTATCCGTCAGGAGGCGGAACTCGTCGATGCCAAGCTCACCGAATCGCATACCATCTTCGTGACCGAAGTCGAAAAGCGGCGGGCTGAAGCCGGCGCTCTCGCGCATGAACAGGCGCAGCAAATCGGTCAGCAGCTCACCGCTCTTGATATGGCCATGGAGGAACGGCGCGCGGCTCAACTCGCCCGGTCGGCCGCGCTGGCTGAGCAAAGTGAAGCGATCGGCGAACGTCTCGACTCCCTCGGCGCTGAAATGCGCCGTGCCGGTGAGCTTGGCCGCACCGCCGAGGCCGCGCTTGCCGCTGCGATCGATGCATTGGCTTTGCGGCTCTCCGCGAGCCGTGAGGCGCTCGGCAACACCGACCAGGCGGTGGCGGAACTTACCGACGCGAGCGTTCGTCTGCTGGAGCTCATACGGGCGAGCGCCGAGCACACGAGAACCGATCTGCCGGCCGCACTGGGTAATGCCGAGGAGCGCCTGAACGAGTTGGGCGGCCAGGGGGAGAAGCTGACCCTGATGCTGAGCACCGCGAGCGATCGCAGCCGCGAGCTGTCGGAGTATGTTCTCACGGCGAGCACCGATAGCAGTGCCGCCATGGAGGGACTGAAGTCACTCCATGCGGAAGTCGCCGCAGCCCACGCGGAAAATGCGGAGCTCATTGCGGGCCTGCGCGCGCAACTGGACGATCTTGCGCAATCGAGCCGAGACGTCGCGACCGACGCTCAGGGACCGCTTCGCGATGCGATCACCCAGCTTGAGACGTCTGCGCGTGCCGCCGTCCGTGCCGTTCACGAGAACAGCACCGGCCAGATCGAAGCGCTTGCTCAACGCATCGGGACCGATGCTGCAGCGGTAATAGACCGGGTCGTGCAGGAACATGTTACCAGCGCGATAGCCGAGCTGGACGATACCGCCGCGCGGGCTGCCGGAGCGGGGCGTGAAGTCGCGGTGCAGCTGCGCGACCAGCTGGCGCGGGTCAACGAGCTCGCCGGAAATCTCGAAAACCGCGTGGCGCATGCCCGCCAGCGGGCCGAGGAGCAGGTGGATACGGACTTCTCGCGGCGCGTCGCGCTGATAACGGAGAGCCTCAACTCCAACGCAATCGATATCGCCAAGGCCTTGTCGAGCGACGTGACGGATACCGCGTGGGAAAGCTATCTCCGCGGCGACCGTGGCATCTTCACCCGCCGCGCGGTCCGCCTGATCGACAACACCGAAGCGCGTGAGATCGCCGAATTGTTCGAAACCGACAGCGAATTCCGCGAGCATGTCAGCCGATACATTCACGATTTCGAGGCGATGCTGCGCACCATGCTGTCTACGCGCGACGGTCACGCGATCGGCGTGACTCTTCTCAGCAGCGACATGGGCAAGCTTTACGTGGCACTGGCCCAGGCGATCGAGCGGCTTCGCGATTGA
- the nuoN gene encoding NADH-quinone oxidoreductase subunit NuoN, with protein MNLTQSLQLIVPEEILSIGGLVLLLAAAWLGDKASRAISIAAVVLMAAAAAFTVPVLAGGAMGADTWAFLGQMRVDAFAAFAKLLIYISGAACLMIAPRFFNQWNAMRAEYPVLLLFAVLGTGIMVSAGDLMTLYIGLEMNSLAAYVLAAFLRVDSRSEEAGLKYFVLGALASGILLYGMSLVYGFTGTTSFDGIRAALGEGGSLSTGALFGVIFVLAGLAFKISAVPFHMWTPDVYEGAPTPVTTFFSTAPKVAAIALTMRVALEAFGGQSDAWRQVVVFASLASIAVGALGAIGQDNIKRLLAYSSINNVGFILVGLAVATQEGASAMLVYLVIYVAMSIGSFVGVLMLRDAEGNQIESIAQMAGLSRTRPLLAWCLLIMMLSLAGIPPLFGFWGKLVVFRAAVDAGMLALATLAIVGSVVSAYYYLMVCKTMFFDEPADKVQGRNDWAHWSLLIGSTLFVSPLGFLLTGWLGDLADKASAALFLAA; from the coding sequence ATGAACCTGACCCAATCCCTGCAGCTCATCGTACCTGAGGAAATCCTCAGCATCGGGGGGCTCGTTCTTCTCCTTGCCGCAGCCTGGCTGGGCGACAAGGCAAGTCGCGCCATTTCCATCGCCGCGGTCGTGCTCATGGCCGCTGCGGCCGCGTTCACGGTTCCCGTTCTTGCGGGCGGAGCGATGGGCGCCGACACCTGGGCGTTCCTTGGACAGATGCGCGTCGATGCCTTCGCGGCTTTCGCCAAGCTTCTGATCTACATCTCCGGCGCCGCCTGCCTGATGATCGCTCCGCGCTTCTTCAACCAGTGGAACGCGATGCGGGCGGAATACCCGGTGCTTCTCCTGTTCGCCGTCCTCGGGACCGGAATCATGGTTTCGGCCGGCGACCTGATGACACTCTACATCGGGCTCGAGATGAACAGCCTCGCCGCGTACGTGCTGGCCGCGTTCCTGCGGGTGGACTCTCGATCGGAAGAAGCGGGCCTGAAGTATTTCGTCCTGGGTGCACTCGCCAGCGGCATCCTGCTCTACGGGATGAGCCTCGTCTACGGGTTCACCGGCACCACGAGTTTCGACGGGATCCGCGCCGCGCTTGGCGAAGGCGGTTCGCTTTCCACCGGCGCCCTTTTCGGCGTGATTTTCGTACTCGCCGGCCTGGCCTTCAAGATCTCGGCGGTGCCGTTCCACATGTGGACCCCGGACGTCTATGAGGGCGCGCCGACCCCGGTGACGACGTTCTTTTCGACCGCACCCAAGGTCGCGGCGATCGCCCTCACGATGCGCGTGGCGCTGGAAGCGTTCGGCGGTCAATCCGATGCATGGCGCCAGGTAGTGGTATTTGCCTCGCTCGCATCGATCGCGGTGGGTGCGCTGGGCGCCATCGGGCAGGACAACATCAAGCGGCTGCTGGCTTACTCGTCGATCAACAACGTCGGCTTCATCCTCGTCGGCCTCGCGGTCGCGACCCAGGAAGGCGCGAGCGCCATGCTGGTGTACCTGGTCATCTACGTCGCCATGTCGATCGGCAGCTTTGTCGGGGTGCTCATGCTGCGCGATGCGGAAGGCAACCAGATCGAATCCATCGCCCAAATGGCCGGCCTCTCCCGCACCCGCCCGCTGCTCGCCTGGTGCCTGCTCATAATGATGCTGAGCCTTGCCGGCATTCCGCCGCTTTTCGGGTTCTGGGGCAAACTGGTGGTGTTCCGCGCCGCGGTGGACGCTGGCATGCTCGCACTCGCAACACTGGCGATCGTCGGCAGCGTGGTGAGCGCTTACTACTACCTGATGGTCTGCAAGACGATGTTCTTCGACGAGCCGGCTGACAAGGTGCAGGGCCGCAACGACTGGGCGCACTGGTCCCTGCTCATTGGATCGACTTTGTTCGTATCGCCGCTCGGCTTCCTCCTGACGGGATGGCTCGGCGATCTTGCCGACAAGGCCAGCGCCGCGCTGTTCCTCGCCGCTTGA
- a CDS encoding type III pantothenate kinase — MLLAADVGNTNVVFALFEGREIKARWRIATDPRRTGDEYAVWLLQLLKIEGYSSEQITQIIVGSVVPRAVHNLTVLAEKYFDITPLVAGEGAAEWGFSVDVDQPRSLGADRALNAIAAHAKYEGDLIVVDFGTATTFDAIDFSGAYKGGIIAPGINLSLDALVGNTAKLPRIAIEAPRSSSVIGTNTEDQMLIGVYWGYVALMEGLIARMREEIGRPARVIATGGLAILFDEHTSIFDAVDADLTLEGLAILAERAGKRGAGA, encoded by the coding sequence ATGCTGCTCGCTGCCGATGTCGGCAACACCAACGTCGTTTTCGCCCTCTTCGAAGGACGCGAGATCAAGGCGCGCTGGCGCATCGCCACAGATCCGCGCCGCACCGGAGACGAGTACGCGGTCTGGCTGCTCCAGCTGCTCAAGATCGAGGGGTATTCAAGCGAGCAGATCACGCAGATCATCGTCGGCTCGGTGGTTCCCCGCGCAGTCCACAATCTGACTGTTCTGGCCGAGAAGTATTTCGACATCACACCTCTGGTCGCAGGGGAGGGGGCCGCCGAGTGGGGCTTCTCGGTGGACGTCGATCAACCACGCTCTCTTGGAGCGGACAGGGCGCTCAATGCCATAGCGGCCCATGCCAAGTACGAGGGCGACCTGATCGTCGTCGATTTCGGAACGGCGACGACATTCGACGCGATCGACTTCTCGGGCGCCTACAAGGGTGGAATTATTGCCCCCGGGATTAACCTGTCCCTCGACGCATTGGTCGGAAACACCGCCAAGCTGCCGCGGATTGCGATCGAGGCTCCGAGGAGCAGCAGCGTGATCGGCACGAATACCGAAGATCAGATGCTGATTGGGGTCTACTGGGGTTACGTGGCGCTTATGGAGGGGCTGATCGCCCGCATGCGCGAGGAAATCGGACGGCCTGCGCGAGTGATCGCCACGGGCGGGCTCGCGATCCTGTTCGATGAGCACACCAGTATCTTTGATGCGGTCGATGCGGACCTGACGCTCGAGGGCCTGGCAATACTGGCCGAGAGAGCCGGCAAGCGGGGCGCGGGCGCGTGA
- a CDS encoding DUF1467 family protein, which produces MSWTSILAIYFLFWVASAFVLLPFGVKTHEELGIERVPGQADSAPANFRPLRIVVGATLLSAALTALYVANYVNGWITTDDLLALY; this is translated from the coding sequence ATGAGTTGGACCTCGATCCTGGCGATCTACTTCCTGTTCTGGGTCGCCAGTGCCTTCGTCCTGCTGCCTTTTGGAGTGAAGACGCACGAGGAGCTGGGCATCGAACGGGTGCCCGGGCAGGCCGATAGCGCGCCGGCGAACTTCCGGCCGCTTCGGATCGTGGTGGGGGCGACCCTGCTTTCGGCTGCCCTTACGGCCCTTTATGTCGCCAATTACGTCAACGGGTGGATCACCACAGACGACCTTCTCGCCCTGTACTGA